In one Pseudomonas sp. SCA2728.1_7 genomic region, the following are encoded:
- a CDS encoding disulfide bond formation protein B, translating to MSEETIRLGRERRFLVLLGIICLALIGGALYMQIVLGEAPCPLCILQRYALLLIALFAFIGAAMRSRRSITVFEVLVVICAIAGAAVAGHHVYTQFYPAVSCGIDVLQPIVDDLPLAKIFPLGFQVDGFCSTPYPPILGLSLAQWALVAFVLVVILVPLLTSRNRKALR from the coding sequence ATGAGCGAGGAAACGATTCGGTTGGGCCGTGAGCGGCGCTTTCTGGTGCTGCTGGGCATCATCTGCCTGGCACTGATCGGCGGTGCGCTGTACATGCAGATCGTGCTCGGCGAAGCACCGTGCCCACTGTGCATTTTGCAGCGCTATGCGTTGCTGCTGATCGCGCTGTTTGCGTTCATCGGCGCAGCGATGCGCAGCCGTCGCAGCATCACCGTGTTCGAAGTGCTGGTGGTCATTTGTGCGATTGCCGGGGCGGCTGTGGCCGGGCATCACGTGTACACCCAGTTCTATCCGGCGGTGAGTTGCGGCATCGATGTGCTGCAGCCGATTGTCGATGATCTGCCGCTGGCGAAGATCTTCCCGCTGGGCTTCCAGGTCGACGGTTTCTGCTCGACGCCGTACCCGCCAATCCTCGGTCTGTCGCTGGCACAGTGGGCGCTGGTAGCGTTCGTGCTGGTGGTGATCCTGGTGCCGCTGCTGACCTCGCGTAATCGAAAAGCACTGCGCTGA
- the cyoA gene encoding ubiquinol oxidase subunit II: MSKNRYPRLLGLVPLLGTLLLGGCNMTLLNPTGQVGLEQRNLIITATLLMLLVVVPVIVMTFLFAWKYRASNKNAVYTPKWSHSTKIEVAVWTIPVLIIIALGYITYISTHELDPYRPIQSDVKPVTIEVVALDWKWLFIYPEQGIATVNKIVFPAHTPINFKITSDAVMNSFFIPGLGGQIYAMAGMQTKLHLIADRNAEMDGISANYSGAGFTGMKFKAISTTQEDFDAWVSEVKKSPKQLDQAEYAALAKPSQNNPVELYSSVTPNQFQIIVDKYEGMKPGKPLKHEKKEKEVAATEIDSSSHSAAGAEE, from the coding sequence ATGAGTAAAAACAGGTACCCCAGATTACTAGGCCTAGTGCCGCTGCTCGGCACGTTGTTGCTGGGAGGCTGCAACATGACCTTGCTCAATCCAACGGGCCAGGTTGGCCTGGAACAGCGAAACCTGATCATCACCGCGACCCTGCTGATGCTGTTGGTCGTCGTGCCGGTTATCGTCATGACCTTCCTGTTCGCCTGGAAGTACCGCGCGTCGAACAAGAACGCCGTCTACACCCCGAAATGGTCGCACTCGACCAAAATCGAAGTGGCAGTCTGGACCATCCCGGTCCTGATCATCATTGCCTTGGGTTACATCACCTACATTTCGACCCACGAACTGGACCCGTATCGTCCGATCCAGTCCGACGTCAAGCCTGTGACCATCGAAGTGGTCGCGCTGGACTGGAAGTGGCTGTTCATCTACCCGGAACAAGGCATTGCCACGGTCAACAAGATCGTGTTCCCGGCGCACACGCCAATCAACTTCAAGATCACCTCTGACGCTGTGATGAACTCGTTCTTCATCCCGGGTCTGGGCGGCCAGATCTACGCGATGGCGGGCATGCAGACCAAGCTGCACCTGATCGCTGACCGTAACGCTGAAATGGACGGTATCTCCGCCAACTACAGCGGCGCGGGTTTCACCGGTATGAAATTCAAGGCTATCTCCACCACTCAGGAAGATTTCGACGCCTGGGTAAGTGAAGTCAAGAAGTCACCTAAACAGCTTGATCAAGCTGAATACGCGGCCCTTGCCAAACCGAGCCAGAACAACCCAGTCGAGCTCTACTCCTCGGTCACGCCGAACCAGTTCCAGATCATCGTCGACAAGTACGAAGGTATGAAGCCGGGCAAGCCGCTGAAGCACGAGAAGAAAGAGAAAGAAGTGGCGGCCACGGAAATTGACTCGAGTTCGCATTCAGCTGCCGGGGCAGAGGAGTAA
- the cyoB gene encoding cytochrome o ubiquinol oxidase subunit I, translating to MFGKLSWEAVPFHEPIVMVTIAMIALGGLALFAAITYFKKWTYLWTEWLTSVDHKKIGVMYIIVAMVMLLRGFADAIMMRTQLAMATEGSPGYLPPEHYDQIFTAHGVIMIIFMAMPFFTGLMNLAVPLQIGARDVAFPFLNSLSFWLLVSGVVLINLSLGVGEFAKTGWVAYPPLSGLQYSPGVGMDYYIWALQLSGLGTTLTGVNFLATVLKMRTPGMKLMDMPIFTWTCTWANVLIVASFPILTATLALLTLDRYMDFHIFTNELGGNPMMYVNLFWAWGHPEVYILILPAFGIFSEVISAFTGKKLFGHHSMIYASGAISVLGFMVWLHHFFTMGSGASVNAFFGLATMLISIPTGVKLFNWLFTIYQGRLRFTSQVLWTLGFMVTFAIGGMTGVLLAIPGADFVLHNSLFVIAHFHNVIIGGAVFGYIAGFAFYFPKAFGFKLHEGWGKAAFWFWISGFFVAFMPLYALGFMGMTRRLNATTNPEWVPYLYVAMFGAVMIAVGIACQLIQLYVSVRDRNKPENVCDHGDPWNAHTLEWSTSSPPPFYNFAVLPKADCIDPFTEAKENGTAYQRPAKYEPIHMPNNTATGVVMGALLTVFGFAMIWHIWWLAIASLAGTIIYFVIHAARDDQGYMVPVETIERIEAEQHKRLVAAGKIPAGATRVETSLEQA from the coding sequence ATGTTTGGTAAATTAAGTTGGGAAGCAGTCCCATTCCACGAGCCGATCGTGATGGTGACCATCGCCATGATCGCCCTCGGTGGTCTGGCGCTGTTCGCTGCAATCACCTACTTCAAGAAGTGGACCTACTTGTGGACCGAGTGGTTGACCTCGGTCGACCACAAGAAAATCGGCGTGATGTACATCATCGTCGCCATGGTCATGCTGCTGCGCGGTTTTGCCGACGCCATCATGATGCGTACCCAGTTGGCCATGGCCACCGAGGGTTCGCCTGGCTACCTGCCACCTGAACACTATGACCAGATCTTCACCGCTCACGGTGTGATCATGATCATCTTCATGGCGATGCCATTCTTCACCGGCCTGATGAACCTTGCAGTGCCGCTGCAGATCGGCGCGCGTGACGTTGCGTTCCCGTTCCTGAACTCCCTGAGCTTCTGGCTGCTGGTATCCGGCGTAGTGCTGATCAACCTGTCCCTGGGCGTCGGCGAATTCGCCAAGACCGGTTGGGTTGCCTATCCACCATTGTCGGGTCTGCAATACAGCCCTGGCGTGGGTATGGACTACTACATCTGGGCGCTACAGCTATCCGGGTTAGGTACGACGTTAACGGGGGTTAACTTCCTCGCGACCGTACTGAAAATGCGTACCCCTGGCATGAAACTGATGGACATGCCGATCTTCACCTGGACCTGCACCTGGGCAAACGTTCTGATCGTGGCTTCGTTCCCGATCCTGACCGCTACCCTGGCACTGCTGACCCTTGACCGTTACATGGATTTCCACATTTTCACCAATGAACTTGGTGGCAATCCAATGATGTACGTCAACCTGTTCTGGGCGTGGGGCCACCCTGAGGTTTACATCCTGATCCTGCCGGCATTCGGCATCTTCTCGGAAGTGATCTCGGCGTTCACCGGCAAGAAACTGTTCGGCCACCACTCGATGATCTACGCTTCGGGCGCGATCTCGGTACTGGGCTTCATGGTTTGGCTGCACCACTTCTTCACCATGGGTTCGGGTGCCAGCGTCAACGCCTTCTTCGGTCTGGCGACGATGCTGATTTCCATCCCGACGGGTGTGAAACTATTCAACTGGCTGTTCACCATCTACCAGGGCCGTCTGCGCTTCACCAGCCAGGTTCTGTGGACTCTGGGCTTCATGGTGACTTTCGCCATCGGCGGCATGACCGGCGTACTGCTGGCCATCCCGGGTGCTGACTTCGTTCTGCACAACAGCCTGTTCGTGATCGCGCACTTCCACAACGTGATCATCGGCGGTGCGGTATTCGGTTACATCGCTGGTTTCGCGTTCTACTTCCCGAAAGCGTTCGGCTTCAAGCTGCACGAAGGCTGGGGTAAAGCAGCGTTCTGGTTCTGGATCTCGGGCTTCTTCGTCGCGTTCATGCCGCTCTATGCACTGGGCTTCATGGGCATGACCCGTCGTCTGAACGCCACCACCAACCCTGAGTGGGTACCGTACCTGTACGTTGCCATGTTCGGTGCGGTGATGATCGCTGTCGGTATCGCCTGCCAGCTGATCCAGCTCTATGTGAGCGTGCGTGACCGTAACAAGCCAGAGAACGTTTGCGATCACGGTGACCCGTGGAATGCACACACTCTGGAATGGTCGACCTCGTCGCCACCGCCGTTCTACAACTTTGCCGTGCTGCCTAAGGCTGACTGCATCGACCCGTTCACCGAAGCCAAGGAAAACGGTACTGCGTACCAGCGTCCGGCCAAGTACGAGCCGATCCACATGCCGAACAACACCGCCACTGGCGTGGTGATGGGCGCACTGTTGACCGTCTTCGGTTTCGCGATGATCTGGCACATCTGGTGGTTGGCGATCGCCAGCCTGGCCGGCACCATCATCTACTTCGTGATCCACGCTGCACGTGACGACCAGGGCTATATGGTTCCGGTTGAAACGATCGAGCGTATCGAAGCCGAGCAGCACAAGCGTCTGGTTGCGGCAGGGAAAATCCCGGCCGGTGCCACCCGTGTTGAAACCTCGTTGGAACAGGCTTAA
- the cyoC gene encoding cytochrome o ubiquinol oxidase subunit III, producing MSNLVTNVGHAHGDHGHDDHHHDSGEMTVYGFWLYLMTDCILFASIFAVYAVLVNNVAGGPAGHDIFELPYVLGETALLLFSSITYGFAMLALFKGKKQQVLGWLFMTFLLGAGFIAMEINEFHLLISEGFGPSRSGFLSAFFTLVGTHGLHVSAGLIWMGIMMYQVNKHGLTATNKTRLSCLSLFWHFLDVVWICVFTVVYLMGTL from the coding sequence ATGTCGAACTTAGTGACCAATGTTGGACACGCCCATGGTGACCATGGGCACGATGACCATCACCACGACTCGGGCGAGATGACCGTATACGGTTTCTGGCTCTACCTGATGACCGACTGCATTCTGTTTGCGTCGATCTTCGCGGTGTACGCAGTACTGGTAAACAACGTAGCCGGTGGCCCAGCGGGCCACGACATCTTCGAACTGCCATACGTGCTGGGCGAAACCGCTCTGCTGTTGTTCAGTTCGATCACCTACGGCTTCGCCATGCTGGCGTTGTTCAAAGGCAAGAAGCAGCAGGTTCTGGGTTGGTTGTTCATGACCTTCCTGCTCGGCGCAGGCTTTATCGCCATGGAGATCAACGAGTTCCACCTGCTGATCTCCGAGGGCTTCGGTCCTAGCCGTTCGGGCTTCCTGTCCGCGTTCTTCACCCTGGTCGGTACCCACGGTCTGCACGTATCTGCGGGTCTGATCTGGATGGGCATCATGATGTACCAGGTCAACAAGCACGGCCTGACGGCGACCAACAAGACCCGTCTGAGCTGCCTGAGCCTGTTCTGGCACTTCCTGGACGTGGTGTGGATCTGCGTATTCACCGTTGTTTACCTGATGGGGACTCTGTAA
- the cyoD gene encoding cytochrome o ubiquinol oxidase subunit IV → MANAHSHDSHDAGHGSVKSYAIGFILSVILTVIPFGLVMYPSLPKATTLAIVLLFAVIQVIVHLYYFLHLDRSIAQRNNVIAFVFTAIVIVLLVGLSLWIMFSIHTYMMAK, encoded by the coding sequence ATGGCTAATGCACACTCCCATGACAGCCATGATGCTGGCCACGGCAGCGTAAAGTCGTACGCCATTGGCTTCATCCTGTCGGTGATCCTGACCGTCATCCCGTTCGGTCTGGTGATGTACCCGAGCCTGCCGAAGGCCACCACGCTGGCAATCGTTCTGCTGTTCGCAGTGATCCAGGTGATCGTTCACCTGTATTACTTCCTGCACCTGGACCGTTCCATTGCTCAGCGTAACAACGTGATTGCATTCGTCTTTACGGCGATCGTGATCGTGCTGCTGGTTGGCCTGTCGTTGTGGATCATGTTCAGCATCCACACCTACATGATGGCGAAGTGA
- the cyoE gene encoding heme o synthase: MSLKHFIQITKPGIIFGNVLSVAGGFFLASKGHVDLAVFLAAMIGTSLVVASGCVFNNCIDRDIDLKMERTKNRVLVQGLISLKLALVYATILGVLGVALLYKVANPLAALFAVIGFIIYVGFYSLYLKRKSVHGTLVGSLSGAMPPVIGYVAVTNSFDMAALTLLVMFSLWQMPHSYAIAIFRFNDYLAASIPVLPVKRGIQVAKKHILLYILAFLVATLMLTFSGYAGMSYLAVAAAMGMYWLYMAWTGYKAVDDTVWARKLFVFSIFTITALSVMMSLDFKVPAELLLTYAP, encoded by the coding sequence ATGTCGCTCAAGCACTTTATCCAAATCACCAAACCGGGGATCATTTTCGGTAACGTGCTTTCTGTGGCAGGCGGGTTTTTCCTGGCCTCGAAAGGGCATGTGGATCTGGCGGTGTTTCTGGCTGCCATGATCGGTACATCCCTGGTTGTTGCCTCCGGTTGCGTGTTCAACAACTGCATCGACCGCGACATCGACCTGAAGATGGAACGCACCAAGAACCGGGTGCTGGTGCAGGGCTTGATCTCCCTGAAACTGGCCCTGGTCTACGCGACCATCCTTGGTGTTCTCGGCGTTGCGTTGTTGTACAAGGTGGCCAACCCGTTGGCCGCTTTGTTCGCGGTGATCGGCTTCATCATCTACGTCGGCTTCTACAGCCTGTACCTCAAGCGCAAGTCGGTTCACGGCACGCTGGTGGGCAGTCTGTCGGGCGCCATGCCGCCAGTGATCGGTTACGTCGCCGTAACCAACAGCTTCGACATGGCCGCGCTGACGTTGCTGGTGATGTTCAGCCTGTGGCAGATGCCGCATTCCTACGCCATCGCGATCTTCCGCTTCAACGATTACCTGGCCGCATCGATTCCGGTGCTGCCAGTGAAGCGCGGGATTCAAGTGGCCAAGAAGCACATCCTGCTCTACATCCTGGCGTTCCTCGTAGCGACCTTGATGCTGACCTTCAGCGGTTACGCCGGCATGAGCTACCTCGCCGTCGCCGCAGCCATGGGCATGTACTGGTTGTACATGGCCTGGACCGGCTACAAAGCGGTGGATGATACGGTCTGGGCACGCAAGCTGTTCGTGTTCTCGATCTTCACCATCACTGCGTTGAGCGTCATGATGTCCCTGGACTTCAAGGTGCCGGCAGAGTTGCTGCTGACGTACGCGCCGTAA
- a CDS encoding toxin, which yields MRTVFFETTIFTTSVGQYLTDDEYRELQAYMQGNPLAGDVMPRTGGFRKLRWADARRGKGRRGGLRVIYYWLMNDGQFWMFAIYDKDELENLTAEQEKALKKAIDKELKTRGTP from the coding sequence ATGCGAACCGTATTCTTTGAAACAACGATATTTACCACAAGCGTTGGTCAGTACCTGACAGACGATGAGTACCGAGAACTGCAGGCTTATATGCAGGGCAATCCGTTGGCAGGCGATGTGATGCCCCGAACGGGTGGATTCAGAAAACTACGTTGGGCTGATGCTCGACGTGGCAAGGGCCGACGAGGCGGCTTGCGGGTCATCTATTATTGGCTTATGAATGATGGTCAGTTCTGGATGTTTGCAATTTACGACAAAGATGAGCTTGAGAATCTGACTGCCGAGCAAGAAAAGGCGCTCAAAAAAGCCATAGATAAAGAGTTGAAAACACGAGGTACCCCATGA
- a CDS encoding helix-turn-helix domain-containing protein → MKKRDLFAELMQGVDEMAAQREGKITLRNTVLEDKPVPEVGAQEIVALREKLHMSQAVFAKRIRASPSTLRNWEQEKSKPNAQAALLIRLVEKFPDMVDRLSAV, encoded by the coding sequence ATGAAAAAACGCGACCTGTTTGCAGAGTTGATGCAGGGCGTTGATGAGATGGCGGCTCAACGCGAAGGAAAAATTACCCTGCGCAATACAGTGCTTGAGGACAAACCAGTCCCGGAAGTCGGAGCCCAAGAAATCGTGGCTTTGAGAGAAAAGTTACATATGTCTCAAGCCGTCTTTGCCAAGCGAATCAGGGCGAGTCCCAGCACTCTGAGAAACTGGGAGCAGGAAAAGTCAAAGCCAAATGCTCAAGCTGCTTTGTTGATCCGTTTGGTTGAAAAATTCCCTGACATGGTTGATCGCCTGAGCGCCGTTTAA
- a CDS encoding RidA family protein, which yields MTERMTCDERFIALAQELNYDIYGENTAGGNYAPLIRHHDELYISGMVPRTNGKIQYPGRVGLELTLKDAQAAASISAMRCLALIVDAVGSLDKIKALLRVTVYVKSTPDFVDLSEVANGASDVFSHVLGDAGRHTRTTVGVYQLPKNAAIEVDMIVALHLSA from the coding sequence ATGACTGAGAGGATGACCTGCGACGAGCGTTTTATTGCCCTGGCCCAAGAGCTGAACTACGACATTTATGGTGAGAACACCGCCGGCGGCAATTACGCGCCGCTGATCCGTCATCATGATGAGCTGTACATCAGCGGTATGGTGCCGCGCACTAACGGCAAGATTCAGTATCCGGGTCGCGTCGGACTGGAGCTGACCCTCAAGGATGCGCAAGCCGCCGCGAGCATCAGTGCGATGCGTTGCCTGGCGCTGATCGTCGATGCGGTGGGTTCGCTGGACAAGATCAAGGCGTTGTTGCGGGTGACAGTGTATGTGAAGTCGACGCCGGACTTCGTTGACCTGAGCGAAGTCGCCAACGGTGCGTCGGACGTGTTCAGTCATGTGCTCGGCGATGCCGGCCGGCACACGCGCACCACAGTCGGTGTGTATCAGTTGCCGAAGAATGCGGCGATTGAGGTCGACATGATTGTGGCGTTGCATCTTTCGGCTTGA
- a CDS encoding GNAT family N-acetyltransferase produces MNNNLTVRDLLSDEVESVRLFLGQHGWGHRTGSSEHFAQLIEHSQRTAIALLGAQIVGFARGITDGLSNGYLSMVVVDGEYRRTGIGRRLVEHVMGDNPDITWVLRAGREGAEAFFARLGFETSVIAMERPRLK; encoded by the coding sequence ATGAATAACAACCTGACCGTACGCGACCTGCTATCTGACGAAGTGGAGTCGGTACGGCTGTTCCTCGGCCAACATGGCTGGGGGCACCGTACCGGTTCCAGCGAACATTTCGCGCAACTCATCGAACACTCGCAACGCACGGCGATTGCCCTGCTCGGCGCGCAGATCGTTGGCTTTGCCCGGGGCATAACCGATGGCTTGTCCAACGGTTACCTGTCGATGGTCGTGGTCGATGGCGAGTATCGACGCACAGGCATTGGCCGCAGACTGGTTGAGCATGTCATGGGCGATAACCCCGATATCACCTGGGTACTGCGTGCAGGACGAGAAGGCGCCGAAGCCTTTTTTGCCCGCCTGGGTTTTGAGACGTCGGTGATTGCCATGGAGCGACCGCGATTGAAATAA
- a CDS encoding LysR family transcriptional regulator — protein sequence MDLFQSMSVYVKVVEAGSMTAAALQCDMSTTMVGNHLRALEQRLGVQLLQRTTRRQRLTEFGSVYYQRCLDVLGLVADSERLAEQALDEPRGLLRITAPLTFGVERLAPALSEFSLQYPQVKMDVVLTNSRPDLLESGLDVAFRLGHFDESNLIARPLIDYTLTVCASPQYVARRGMPQTPEDLQQHDCLSFAYPAGDDWQSVEKRWRLSGPDGEILVDVSGPMLMNTSAGLHQAARTGMGIVMLPDALVEQDLRDGKLVTVVPDYQPPSRPLHLLYAPDRYRLPKLRRFVEFAMQTWGRS from the coding sequence ATGGACCTGTTCCAGTCGATGAGCGTGTACGTCAAAGTCGTCGAAGCCGGGAGCATGACGGCGGCCGCGTTGCAGTGCGATATGTCGACGACCATGGTCGGCAATCACCTGCGTGCGCTGGAACAGCGGCTCGGAGTGCAATTGCTACAACGCACGACACGGCGACAGCGGCTGACTGAATTTGGCAGCGTCTACTACCAGCGTTGTCTGGATGTCTTGGGACTGGTGGCCGACTCCGAACGCTTGGCGGAACAAGCACTCGATGAGCCGCGTGGCCTGCTGCGCATTACCGCGCCACTGACTTTTGGCGTAGAACGCCTGGCGCCAGCGCTCAGCGAGTTTTCCCTGCAATATCCACAGGTCAAAATGGACGTGGTGCTGACCAACAGCCGTCCAGACTTGCTGGAAAGTGGTCTGGACGTGGCGTTTCGGCTGGGGCATTTCGACGAGTCGAATCTGATCGCCCGCCCTCTGATCGATTACACACTGACCGTCTGCGCCTCCCCGCAATACGTGGCCCGACGCGGCATGCCGCAAACCCCTGAAGATTTGCAACAACACGACTGCCTGTCGTTCGCCTACCCTGCCGGCGACGATTGGCAATCGGTGGAAAAACGCTGGCGCCTCAGCGGCCCGGACGGGGAAATTCTCGTCGACGTCAGCGGGCCGATGCTGATGAACACTTCCGCGGGTTTGCACCAGGCCGCACGCACCGGCATGGGCATCGTGATGCTGCCCGATGCACTGGTGGAACAGGATCTGCGCGACGGCAAACTGGTGACCGTCGTTCCCGACTATCAACCTCCAAGCCGCCCCCTGCATTTGCTTTATGCTCCGGATCGCTATCGTTTGCCGAAGCTGCGCCGCTTCGTCGAATTCGCGATGCAGACATGGGGCAGATCCTGA
- a CDS encoding aspartate aminotransferase family protein, with the protein MTAALMNTYQPLALSFTKGLGTRLWDQAGREYLDAVAGVAVTNVGHSHPRIVSAISEQAGLLLHTSNLYSIDWQQQLAKRLTELSGMERAFFNNSGAEANETALKLARLYGWRKGIEQPLVVVMANAFHGRTLGTLSASDGPAVRLGFNELPGDFLKVPFGDLAALEQAQKKHGERIVAILVEPIQGESGVQLAPPDYLKGLRDLCDRHAWLLMLDEIQTGIGRTGRWFAFQHEGIVPDVMTLAKGLGNGVPIGACLARGRAADLFTPGSHGSTFGGNPLACRVGCTVLDIIEEQGLLENARIQGERLLTRLRAELADNPNVLAIRGQGLMIGIELKQPVRDLTLIAARDHGLLINVTRGKTIRLLPPLTIDEREVEMIVRGVGHTISSDICS; encoded by the coding sequence ATGACCGCCGCCCTGATGAACACCTACCAACCACTGGCCTTGAGCTTCACCAAGGGCCTGGGCACTCGCCTGTGGGATCAGGCCGGCCGCGAGTATCTGGATGCGGTGGCCGGTGTCGCGGTGACCAATGTCGGCCACTCGCACCCGCGGATTGTTTCGGCGATCAGCGAGCAGGCCGGGTTGTTGCTGCACACATCGAATCTGTACAGCATCGATTGGCAGCAACAATTGGCTAAACGGCTGACCGAACTGTCGGGGATGGAGCGTGCGTTCTTCAATAACTCGGGTGCCGAGGCCAATGAAACGGCGCTGAAGCTGGCGCGTTTGTACGGCTGGCGCAAGGGTATCGAACAGCCGCTGGTGGTGGTCATGGCCAACGCGTTCCATGGCCGCACACTCGGTACCTTGTCGGCCAGTGATGGTCCGGCGGTGCGCTTGGGTTTCAACGAATTGCCGGGGGATTTCCTCAAAGTGCCGTTCGGTGATCTCGCGGCGCTCGAGCAGGCGCAGAAAAAGCACGGCGAGCGCATCGTGGCGATTCTGGTCGAGCCGATTCAGGGTGAAAGTGGCGTGCAACTGGCGCCGCCCGATTATCTGAAGGGTCTGCGTGATTTGTGCGATCGCCATGCGTGGCTACTGATGCTCGATGAAATCCAGACCGGCATCGGCCGCACCGGGCGTTGGTTCGCGTTTCAACATGAAGGCATCGTCCCGGATGTCATGACCCTGGCAAAAGGGCTGGGCAACGGCGTGCCAATCGGCGCGTGTCTGGCCCGGGGCAGGGCGGCGGATCTGTTTACGCCCGGCAGCCATGGCAGCACCTTCGGCGGCAATCCGCTGGCGTGTCGGGTCGGTTGCACGGTGCTGGATATCATCGAAGAACAGGGCCTGCTGGAAAACGCCCGGATTCAGGGGGAACGGCTATTAACTCGCCTACGCGCAGAGCTGGCGGACAATCCCAATGTGCTGGCGATTCGCGGGCAGGGCTTGATGATCGGGATCGAGCTGAAACAACCGGTGCGTGATCTGACCCTGATCGCCGCGCGGGATCATGGACTGTTGATCAACGTCACGCGTGGCAAGACGATACGGCTGCTGCCACCGTTGACGATTGATGAGCGGGAGGTGGAGATGATTGTCAGAGGTGTGGGGCATACCATCAGTAGTGATATTTGCAGCTAA
- a CDS encoding Txe/YoeB family addiction module toxin: MKIEFTPSGWEDYLWFQQNDKAGLKRINLLIKAIQREPFEGIGKPEPLKHNMSGFWSRRVSGEHRLVYSIEGGEICVISCKYHY; this comes from the coding sequence ATGAAAATCGAGTTCACGCCATCAGGTTGGGAAGACTATTTGTGGTTTCAACAGAACGATAAGGCCGGACTCAAACGTATCAATCTGTTGATCAAAGCAATCCAGCGCGAACCGTTTGAAGGTATCGGCAAACCTGAGCCGCTCAAACACAACATGAGCGGCTTTTGGTCCAGACGAGTATCGGGTGAGCATCGTTTGGTCTACAGCATTGAAGGTGGTGAGATTTGCGTTATTAGCTGCAAATATCACTACTGA
- a CDS encoding type II toxin-antitoxin system prevent-host-death family antitoxin, with product MQTINYTTARAHLAETMDRVNEDRAPLLVTRQKGEPVVMMSLAEYNALEETAYLLRSPANAERLIKSIGEMRAGKAKVRQLIEE from the coding sequence ATGCAAACCATCAACTACACCACCGCCCGTGCGCATTTGGCCGAAACAATGGACCGCGTTAACGAGGACCGTGCTCCCCTTCTGGTCACACGCCAAAAAGGTGAGCCCGTCGTGATGATGTCTCTGGCTGAGTACAACGCACTCGAAGAAACAGCCTACCTACTGCGCTCTCCCGCCAATGCCGAGCGGTTGATCAAATCGATTGGCGAAATGCGTGCCGGCAAAGCCAAAGTGAGGCAATTGATCGAAGAATGA